The Metallosphaera hakonensis JCM 8857 = DSM 7519 genome includes the window GCTCCAAGCCTTAATCCATCCCTAGATGGCCAGAGCCTGTCCATGTTGGTCACCACGAACTTAGCCCCTGCCCATATACATCTCATGCCTATTGACAGCTTGTCGTACGTTACTAACCTATCTAGGCCGAGCACAACGGCATCGGGGATCTTCTTTTCTGCCTCAGAAGTAATCAGTACGTCGAAGCCCGCATTTCTAATTTCCTCAACTAGACCCTCCTCTCCAATCACGAATGCCTTCTTCACATTCCATGATCTCTTCATGTAAAGGGCTGCCGCTAATCCACTGGTTATTATGTCATTGGGCTCTATGGGTAACCCTAGGTAGTTAAGTTGCCTCGCAAGAAGTACTCTACTGAACCCTGAATTATTGGTAACTAGGACAACCTTCCTACCTTCGTCCATCAACTTCCTCAAAGGAGTTATGTTTTCCCAAATGGGTTCACCTTCCATCAAGAGCACTCCGTCTACATCGCTTATGATTAGATCGTAATCTAGCTCCATTTCGAGATCATCTCTATTTTTCTCCTAATCTCATTTCCCGTGATTCCTTGACCGAGATCGAACATAAAGAGACCTTCAGGATTATATAATGCGCTCTCGCAAGTCCATTTTCCTGGGAAAGGTCTCATGATCTTTACGTACCTGCTTCTACCCTCAAACAAGAAAAGCAAAATCTCACCGAAATCCTTATCCTCTACGAAATACATGGTACATTCTCCGAGGTCATTTCTTATAACCTTCTTAGGAGTTAGCCCAGAGAGATCTATTTCAATCATTTTTTTACCCACTCCTCTTGTGTTACCACGTGGATTCAGAAAAACTAACTAGAAACTACTATTCGAAGTTCATAAGATTACCATCCACTGAGGCATTATCAGTCTGGGTCGGAGCAGAGGTAGTTCTCTCATATTTAAGATCCATATCGGACGGTTTCGGTTACTTAGCAGGATTTCTTATGTACTTGGCGCTTTCGTTGGCCACTCTTCACAAGAGAGTGAAGACTTTCTTGGCAATGATGGGAATGTTCGGTATTGTTTACTTAGTAGTGTCGTTTTTCCCAGAAGTGATATCTTTCTCCTTCGGCCTTTTCGTCCCACTGATAACCTACATAATGTTGATAGACTATGGGGATCTGACTTCTCCTGGCTTGGCTACGGCCACAGGGCTGATCTCCGCCCTTCTTACTTACCCGACGAACATTGTCCTTGTGGTTGTCTACTACCTCATAATCGGTATATTCTCTTACACTTATCTCGTTCTAGTTAACAGAAAGGGGAGAAGTATAACGGGGTTTTCGTCGCTCAGTATTGTCAGACCTTTCCTTAGGGCAATGAGCTATAAAAGAGGGGAGGAGGTTGAGGGATTTCTAGAGAAGATCTCTACCAATTTCAATACATCGGTTCTGGTTCTAAAGCTGGGTGAAGTGTTCATAGTCCTTCCCAGAATTCATTACGGGATGTACGGAGAAGTCGGTAGTTCACTCTTCCCATATCAAATAGAAAGTGCTCTTGGGAGGAGGACTCTAGTGTTTCACGGTCCAGGAAGTCATGAGCT containing:
- a CDS encoding HAD-IIA family hydrolase, coding for MELDYDLIISDVDGVLLMEGEPIWENITPLRKLMDEGRKVVLVTNNSGFSRVLLARQLNYLGLPIEPNDIITSGLAAALYMKRSWNVKKAFVIGEEGLVEEIRNAGFDVLITSEAEKKIPDAVVLGLDRLVTYDKLSIGMRCIWAGAKFVVTNMDRLWPSRDGLRLGAGALANALMYALRREPDFVAGKPNKWIVEVAMELTRISDLKKVLVIGDQLETDIKMGNDMGADTVLTLTGISKPSDVEKTGIYPRFVVKNLSELLLK